Proteins found in one Coffea eugenioides isolate CCC68of chromosome 5, Ceug_1.0, whole genome shotgun sequence genomic segment:
- the LOC113771690 gene encoding aspartic proteinase CDR1-like, translating to MARNCPVPFSSYSKLSLLVFINLILYPFTEGQTSGFSTHLIHRDSPKSPLYNPSDSNFERLHDAFHRSFARAQYFNKRISHSRSKLLSHFSSDSIQSNITSVTGDYLIKVSIGTPAVDVLAIADTGSDLTWTQCRPCIQCFKQDAPLFDPSKSTTYEQVLSCHAPLCRLDPGITVCYPGNICGYGVAYGDKSFSDGDLATDTFTFESSSGGNISIANVAFGCGHQNGGTFEETSSGIVGLSRGALSIIRQLNASIAGKFSYCLVPRNSNFSSKIHFGTNAVVSGPGVVSTTLYKKAGDTYYYLDLVGFSVGNTTIPYHFTKLDNSSPDDEGNVVLDSGTTLTFVPRQMYQPFESEIIDLTKGTRVPDPTGADLRVCYNKDNNLQIPKIVAVFLDADLILPPNNTFAEVSDGVVCLTIVPSDDTPILGNQLQINFLIGYDLVNGTVSFLPTDCTKNH from the coding sequence ATGGCCAGAAATTGTCCGGTACCTTTTTCTTCGTATTCTAAGTTATCCCTTTTAGTCTTCATCAATTTAATTCTTTATCCCTTCACTGAAGGACAAACTAGTGGTTTTTCTACTCATCTCATACATCGTGACTCTCCAAAATCCCCCTTGTATAATCCCTCCGACTCCAACTTTGAAAGGCTTCATGACGCTTTTCATCGTTCCTTTGCTCGAGCCCAGTATTTCAACAAAAGAATCTCCCACTCTCGTTCCAAGCTTCTGTCACATTTTTCTTCTGATTCAATCCAATCCAACATCACATCCGTCACTGGGGACTACCTTATTAAAGTATCTATCGGAACCCCAGCTGTTGATGTCCTTGCCATTGCTGACACAGGTAGCGATCTTACGTGGACACAATGCCGGCCCTGCATTCAATGTTTTAAGCAAGATGCCCCTCTTTTTGATCCTAGTAAATCAACGACTTATGAACAAGTATTATCATGCCACGCTCCGTTGTGTCGTTTGGATCCTGGAATTACAGTTTGTTATCCTGGAAATATATGTGGGTATGGAGTTGCATATGGAGATAAATCTTTTAGTGATGGGGATCTTGCTACAGACACTTTTACGTTTGAATCAAGTTCTGGCGGAAATATATCAATCGCAAATGTTGCTTTTGGTTGCGGGCACCAAAATGGTGGCACCTTCGAGGAAACTTCCTCTGGGATAGTTGGACTATCACGTGGAGCATTGTCAATTATAAGGCAATTGAATGCATCAATTGCTGGTAAATTTTCCTATTGTTTGGTTCCTAGAAACTCAAACTTTTCAAGTAAGATCCATTTCGGAACAAACGCTGTTGTTTCAGGCCCTGGAGTAGTTTCAACTACGCTGTACAAGAAAGCTGGAGATACATACTACTATCTCGATTTAGTTGGCTTCAGTGTTGGAAATACAACGATTCCATACCATTTCACCAAGTTGGATAATTCTTCCCCTGATGATGAGGGTAATGTCGTACTTGATTCTGGAACAACACTAACGTTTGTCCCAAGGCAAATGTACCAACCTTTTGAATCAGAAATAATTGATTTAACAAAGGGTACACGGGTTCCTGATCCTACTGGTGCCGACTTGAGAGTTTGCTATAATAAGGATAACAACCTCCAAATTCCCAAAATTGTTGCTGTCTTTCTTGATGCTGACCTAATATTACCTCCAAACAATACATTTGCCGAAGTCTCTGATGGGGTGGTTTGTTTGACTATAGTTCCAAGTGATGATACTCCAATTTTGGGAAACCAGTTgcagataaattttcttattggATATGATCTTGTTAACGGGACGGTCTCCTTCTTGCCAACTGATTGCACCAAAAATCATTAA